One window from the genome of Streptomyces cadmiisoli encodes:
- a CDS encoding GntR family transcriptional regulator produces MASETSPQRPKYQRIADDLKTAIESGLYGPGDRLPAESVLAVRYDVAEVTAHQALKMLRIEGLVETEKAAGPRVIEFRPIRRHGIQRLASEQWGAGKSIWSADEDRPVTIDVRVDTVAVPVHIARLLDVDESALVCARSRRFLLGDRPVMLATSYLPLGLVEGTAIMRYDTGDGGTYARLAEIGHAPTHFREEIRCRLPVAEEAEGLAMPSERPVMKLCRTAFDAELRAVEVNEMTTDSAAYVLEYAFDA; encoded by the coding sequence ATGGCAAGTGAGACGAGCCCGCAGAGGCCGAAGTACCAGCGGATTGCCGACGACCTGAAGACGGCGATCGAGTCCGGCCTCTACGGCCCCGGCGATCGACTGCCGGCTGAGAGCGTGCTCGCCGTCCGGTACGACGTCGCTGAGGTCACCGCCCACCAAGCACTCAAGATGTTGAGGATCGAGGGACTGGTGGAAACGGAGAAGGCGGCTGGTCCCCGAGTCATCGAGTTCCGCCCGATCCGGCGTCACGGCATTCAGCGGCTGGCATCTGAGCAGTGGGGTGCCGGCAAATCCATCTGGTCCGCCGACGAGGATCGGCCGGTCACCATTGACGTCCGCGTCGACACGGTGGCGGTCCCCGTACACATCGCCCGGTTGCTGGACGTGGACGAGAGCGCACTGGTCTGCGCTCGCTCCCGACGTTTCCTGCTGGGCGACAGGCCCGTCATGCTCGCGACCTCCTACCTGCCCCTTGGGCTGGTTGAAGGAACGGCGATCATGCGTTACGACACCGGGGACGGCGGCACGTACGCCCGGCTCGCTGAGATCGGTCACGCACCCACGCACTTCCGAGAGGAGATCCGGTGCCGACTGCCTGTAGCCGAAGAGGCCGAAGGTCTTGCCATGCCCTCGGAGCGCCCGGTCATGAAGTTGTGCCGCACGGCCTTCGACGCGGAACTTCGAGCGGTCGAAGTGAACGAGATGACCACGGACAGCGCGGCGTACGTGCTGGAGTACGCGTTTGATGCCTGA
- a CDS encoding NmrA/HSCARG family protein: MESKKVIAVVGATGKQGGGLVDAVLTDPDSPFVVRALTRDASSRAAKEMAARGVEVGEADLDSEISLVQAFAGAHGVFVVTDFWSPLTPEQEAVRPRTIREFEQATNAARAAKAAGVSHVVWSTLEDTRPHFERTGDAVPRVMGGYTAPHFDVKASADAVFAELQVPTTFLRLPFFYETVFLGMGPVRNERGELILSIPIADRKMTVIGAQDIGRTVHRIFKAADHWIGETVSIAAEHVTGAELAAMLSAAIGEKVTYQPFSWPEFRGLDVPHAIAVSNGLQFLAERSEDTEIRDIELTHNLNPELESYEAWIGRHGAALRALNA; the protein is encoded by the coding sequence GTGGAGAGCAAGAAGGTCATCGCTGTAGTCGGGGCGACGGGCAAGCAGGGCGGGGGATTGGTGGACGCAGTCCTCACTGATCCGGACAGCCCATTCGTGGTGCGAGCCCTGACGAGAGACGCGAGTTCGCGTGCTGCGAAGGAGATGGCGGCACGCGGCGTGGAAGTCGGCGAAGCCGATCTGGACAGCGAAATCAGCCTGGTTCAGGCTTTCGCGGGAGCACATGGCGTCTTCGTCGTGACAGATTTCTGGTCCCCGCTGACCCCCGAGCAGGAAGCGGTCAGGCCCCGCACGATCAGAGAGTTCGAGCAGGCGACCAATGCGGCGCGAGCGGCGAAGGCCGCCGGTGTCAGCCATGTGGTGTGGTCCACCCTGGAGGACACTCGACCCCATTTCGAGAGAACAGGTGACGCGGTTCCGCGGGTCATGGGCGGATACACGGCGCCGCACTTCGATGTGAAGGCCAGTGCGGACGCGGTCTTCGCCGAACTGCAGGTGCCCACAACCTTCTTGCGCTTGCCATTCTTCTACGAGACGGTTTTCCTCGGTATGGGCCCCGTCCGCAATGAGCGTGGCGAGCTGATCCTCTCCATTCCCATCGCTGATCGCAAGATGACGGTGATCGGAGCACAGGACATAGGCCGAACGGTGCACCGCATCTTCAAGGCTGCCGATCACTGGATCGGTGAAACGGTGTCCATCGCGGCAGAACACGTAACCGGCGCAGAACTCGCCGCGATGCTCTCGGCCGCCATCGGCGAGAAGGTCACCTACCAGCCCTTCAGTTGGCCCGAGTTCCGAGGCTTGGACGTCCCACATGCGATCGCTGTCTCCAACGGACTTCAGTTCCTCGCCGAGAGGTCGGAAGACACGGAGATCCGGGACATCGAACTGACCCACAACCTCAACCCCGAGCTGGAAAGTTACGAGGCGTGGATCGGGAGGCACGGGGCTGCCCTGCGCGCCCTCAACGCCTGA
- a CDS encoding FtsX-like permease family protein → MAVIGVGTTTGLTVLERTRESGLLRALGLGRRGLRLAIGMEAGLYGAMGGTLGLALGVPYAWLTIRAGNFGAPLLLPYGNC, encoded by the coding sequence ATGGCCGTCATCGGCGTCGGCACCACGACCGGACTCACCGTGCTGGAACGCACCCGAGAATCCGGACTGCTGCGCGCCCTGGGACTCGGCCGGCGCGGACTCCGCCTCGCGATCGGCATGGAAGCCGGCCTGTACGGTGCCATGGGCGGCACCCTCGGCCTGGCCCTCGGCGTGCCCTACGCCTGGCTTACGATCCGCGCAGGCAACTTCGGGGCACCGCTGCTCCTGCCCTACGGCAACTGCTGA
- a CDS encoding FtsX-like permease family protein: protein MRAEEARAAASQYEALFELIAAFLAAAVVAAALVATSTFRIVFAQRLRQLALLRTIGAHRGQLVRALAVEGALVGLVAGTAGVLLALGAGHAVPAIANTTGQSLSIPGVPVPAALAVVLGAVLVTVGAVLAPALSASGVSPLLALRRAGTVAGERGIGRARLGTGLFLAAGALGLIGVVFSNLPEPGDTNYARAAGMTIAVLSGAMAFLALVALGPLLVRPVLATVGWPLRQRGPTGTLAVGGVGGTPRRAAAVSTIVALGVALVSGTLVGIASLQGHTDRHLAVNAPADFDLRGDDRGLSAEFVQRIKALPELTHATAYRKTEISIDGTDAVATDLEPAALPSSRHLYPADGTLSNLGPGRVIANARVAQELDVTEGDSLTLTSVSKRTVRVTVAATLPSDAPLTADVIVAPADLDRMGASRLRNGVLANAAQGGQAARTAAEKAILRTTGPNGGTDLSILAEERDNSSAT from the coding sequence CCGTGGTCGCCGCAGCCCTCGTGGCGACGTCCACGTTCCGGATCGTCTTCGCGCAGCGGCTGCGCCAACTGGCACTTCTGCGCACCATCGGCGCGCACCGCGGCCAGCTCGTGCGGGCCCTCGCCGTCGAGGGAGCGCTGGTGGGCCTGGTAGCCGGGACGGCCGGGGTGCTACTGGCACTCGGCGCCGGACATGCCGTCCCGGCGATCGCGAACACCACCGGACAGAGTCTCTCGATACCGGGAGTTCCCGTTCCGGCGGCCCTGGCGGTGGTGCTCGGGGCCGTGCTGGTGACGGTCGGCGCAGTCCTCGCTCCCGCGCTGTCGGCGTCCGGGGTGTCCCCTCTGCTGGCTCTGCGCCGCGCCGGAACGGTGGCGGGCGAACGCGGTATCGGTCGCGCGCGCCTGGGTACCGGCCTGTTCCTCGCCGCCGGCGCCCTCGGACTGATCGGCGTGGTCTTCAGCAATCTGCCGGAACCGGGCGACACGAACTACGCACGGGCCGCGGGCATGACCATCGCCGTCCTCTCAGGCGCCATGGCCTTCCTCGCGCTGGTCGCCCTCGGCCCGCTGCTTGTCCGCCCGGTGCTGGCCACCGTCGGATGGCCGCTGCGCCAGCGGGGGCCCACGGGCACACTCGCCGTCGGCGGCGTCGGAGGCACCCCCCGCCGCGCCGCCGCCGTATCGACCATCGTGGCGCTCGGCGTCGCCCTGGTCTCCGGGACCCTCGTCGGCATCGCGAGCCTGCAGGGCCACACGGACCGGCACCTCGCCGTCAACGCACCAGCGGACTTCGACCTGCGCGGCGACGACAGGGGCCTCAGCGCTGAGTTCGTACAACGGATCAAAGCCCTGCCCGAGCTGACACACGCGACCGCCTACCGCAAGACCGAGATCTCCATCGACGGAACCGACGCCGTCGCCACCGACCTGGAGCCGGCCGCTCTGCCCTCCTCACGACATCTGTATCCGGCCGACGGCACCCTGAGCAATCTCGGTCCGGGCCGGGTGATCGCAAATGCCCGAGTCGCCCAGGAGCTGGACGTGACGGAGGGCGACAGCCTCACCCTCACCTCGGTGAGCAAGCGCACTGTCCGTGTGACCGTCGCCGCCACGCTGCCCAGCGACGCACCGCTCACCGCCGATGTGATCGTCGCGCCCGCCGACCTGGACCGTATGGGCGCCTCACGGCTGCGGAACGGGGTCCTGGCGAACGCCGCCCAAGGCGGGCAGGCGGCGCGCACCGCGGCGGAGAAGGCGATCCTGCGCACCACGGGCCCGAACGGTGGTACCGACCTGAGCATCCTCGCCGAGGAGCGCGACAACAGCTCCGCCACCTAA